A DNA window from Bos indicus x Bos taurus breed Angus x Brahman F1 hybrid chromosome 16, Bos_hybrid_MaternalHap_v2.0, whole genome shotgun sequence contains the following coding sequences:
- the LOC113906231 gene encoding melanoma antigen preferentially expressed in tumors-like, whose amino-acid sequence MSVQNPLRLMNLAGKSLLANEALAISALEYLPIELFPQLFMEAFFGRHRKTLKALVQAWPFVRLPLGGLMQTPHLGTLQTVLDGLNVLLAQKDQPRRCKLQVLDLRNSGQDFWRMWSGSKIHVSSSSSMAPGAVESLRAEKPLAPFEVFIELHLKERSMDGFLTYLLKWVEERKASIHLCCKKLSILSFPMENIMKVLSMVRLDCIEEVHVNCTWYLPTLAMFAPLLGQISKVQRLLISHIHLPAPKEQDKQHVVKITSQFLRPHHLRDLHLESPFYLEGCLDQMLRCLMTPLDTLTITCCLLTDSDLTHLSQSPKVSQLKGLNLSGGMMTYSSPELLPALLEKVSATLQKLYLEQCGIRDSHLEFLLPALSLCIHLTSFSLRGNFLSMAMMEKMLRHTSGLPSLSGELYTAPQESFSSQGILQPSRLAQCRIELLEILKDLGRPRTIWICFTPCPHCGDNTFCQPEPIIYSNNTLT is encoded by the exons ATGAGTGTCCAGAACCCCCTGAGACTCATGAACCTCGCAGGAAAGAGCCTACTAGCCAATGAGGCCTTGGCCATTTCTGCTCTGGAGTATCTGCCCATCGAGCTCTTCCCCCAACTCTTCATGGAAGCGTTCTTTGGAAGACACAGAAAGACCTTAAAGGCCTTGGTGCAAGCCTGGCCCTTTGTCCGCTTGCCTCTGGGAGGCCTGATGCAGACGCCTCATCTGGGAACCTTACAAACAGTACTGGATGGCCTTAATGTCCTGCTTGCACAGAAGGATCAGCCCAG GAGGTGCAAATTGCAGGTGCTGGATTTAAGAAATTCTGGACAGGACTTCTGGAGAATGTGGTCTGGATCCAAGATCCATGTGTCTTCAAGCTCATCAATGGCACCAGGGGCTGTGGAGAGTTTGAGGGCGGAGAAGCCCTTGGCTCCCTTCGAGGTGTTCATAGAACTTCATCTCAAGGAAAGGAGCATGGATGGATTCCTCACCTACCTCCTAAAGTGGGTGGAGGAGAGAAAAGCTTCCATACACCTGTGCTGTAAGAAACTAAGCATTCTTTCATTTCCCATGGAAAATATTATGAAGGTGCTGAGCATGGTGCGACTGGACTGTATCGAGGAGGTACACGTGAATTGCACCTGGTATTTGCCCACCCTGGCCATGTTTGCTCCTCTCCTGGGCCAGATAAGCAAAGTGCAGAGACTCCTCATCTCCCACATCCACCTGCCAGCTCCCAAGGAGCAGGACAAGCAGCACGTTGTCAAAATTACATCTCAGTTCTTGAGGCCGCACCACCTCCGGGATCTTCATCTGGAATCCCCCTTCTACCTTGAAGGCTGCCTGGACCAGATGCTCAG gTGCCTGATGACCCCCTTGGACACCCTTACAATAACTTGCTGCCTCCTTACAGATTCAGACCTGACCCATCTGTCCCAGAGCCCGAAAGTTAGTCAGCTAAAGGGCCTGAATCTGAGTGGTGGTATGATGACCTACTCTAGTCCTGAGCTCCTCCCAGCTCTGCTGGAGAAAGTTTCAGCCACCCTCCAGAAGCTGTACCTAGAGCAATGTGGGATCAGGGACTCCCACCTGGAATTCCTTCTGCCAGCCCTGAGCCTCTGCATCCACCTCACATCCTTTAGTCTGCGTGGAAACTTCCTCTCCATGGCCATGATGGAGAAGATGCTGCGACACACCTCTGGACTGCCCAGTTTAAGTGGAGAGCTGTACACTGCCCCTCAGGAGAGTTTCAGCTCTCAGGGAATCCTCCAACCAAGTAGACTTGCCCAGTGTCGGATTGAACTGCTGGAGATTCTGAAGGACTTGGGACGTCCCAGGACCATCTGGATTTGCTTCACCCCCTGTCCACACTGTGGAGATAACACATTCTGTCAACCTGAGCCCATCATATACAGCAATAACACCCTTACCTAG